The following proteins are co-located in the Solanum pennellii chromosome 1, SPENNV200 genome:
- the LOC107010487 gene encoding proteasome assembly chaperone 2 isoform X2, producing the protein MEFYTEDGKNLSSDNSTLVLPALSIGNVGQLAVDLLVASLKAKRIGYLDDPNVVPCVGNDAYWPSPPGELALPLEVYESSPDALALVQQRSPIVKGMMVEFARNLANFAAANGKKHVVVLSSLEFGRWQSIDMSSGSQIHYLSSSKSDGTDDHCEKQGWKRLPEYNPTQRMWKHLDDLAKNAASEVEELPFEELGDEDYYASLPYAALFSCFKAKGLKVTCLLCYCSEGDNIPDAFHLADAVSKTLGLRPNSSQGNEGGSWTVPLSWKSVYGPPPDMSLF; encoded by the exons ATGGAGTTTTATACTGAGGATGGAAAGAATTTGAGTTCGGATAATTCCACTTTGGTTCTG CCGGCGCTGTCCATAGGGAATGTAGGGCAATTAGCGGTGGATCTTCTAGTAGCTTCGTTGAAAGCGAAGAGAATTGGATATTTGGATGATCCAAATGTCGTTCCTTGCGTTGGGAATGATGCTTATTGGCCTTCTCCACCTGGTGAACTCGCTCTTCCTCTTGAAG TATATGAATCATCTCCTGATGCATTGGCTCTTGTACAACAGAGGTCTCCGATTGTTAAG GGCATGATGGTTGAATTTGCTAGGAACTTGGCAAATTTTGCTGCTGCAAATGGGAAGAAACATGTTGTTGTGCTCTCTAGCTTGGAGTTTGGGCGTTGGCAGAGCATTGATATGTCAAG TGGATCGCAGATTCATTACCTTTCTAGTTCCAAGTCGGATGGAACAGACGATCACTGTGAAAAACAGGGCTGGAAGAGATTACCTGAGTATAATCCTACACAGAGAATGTGGAAGCATTTAGATGATTTAGCCAAAAATGCTGCCTCGGAGGTTGAGGAATTGCCTTTTGAAGAGCTGGGAGATGAGGATTACTATGCCAGTTTGCCTTATGCTGCATTGTTCTCTTGTTTTAAG GCCAAAGGTCTGAAGGTTACTTGTCTACTGTGTTATTGCTCGGAGGGAGACAACATTCCCGATGCCTTCCATTTGGCTGATGCAGTATCAAAAACTCTGGGGCTCAGACCTAACAGTTCTCAAG GTAATGAAGGTGGAAGCTGGACTGTGCCGTTGTCGTGGAAGAGTGTGTATGGTCCTCCACCAGATATGTCTCTTTTCTAG
- the LOC107010487 gene encoding proteasome assembly chaperone 2 isoform X1 — MEFYTEDGKNLSSDNSTLVLPALSIGNVGQLAVDLLVASLKAKRIGYLDDPNVVPCVGNDAYWPSPPGELALPLEVYESSPDALALVQQRSPIVKGMMVEFARNLANFAAANGKKHVVVLSSLEFGRWQSIDMSRFCPSGSQIHYLSSSKSDGTDDHCEKQGWKRLPEYNPTQRMWKHLDDLAKNAASEVEELPFEELGDEDYYASLPYAALFSCFKAKGLKVTCLLCYCSEGDNIPDAFHLADAVSKTLGLRPNSSQGNEGGSWTVPLSWKSVYGPPPDMSLF; from the exons ATGGAGTTTTATACTGAGGATGGAAAGAATTTGAGTTCGGATAATTCCACTTTGGTTCTG CCGGCGCTGTCCATAGGGAATGTAGGGCAATTAGCGGTGGATCTTCTAGTAGCTTCGTTGAAAGCGAAGAGAATTGGATATTTGGATGATCCAAATGTCGTTCCTTGCGTTGGGAATGATGCTTATTGGCCTTCTCCACCTGGTGAACTCGCTCTTCCTCTTGAAG TATATGAATCATCTCCTGATGCATTGGCTCTTGTACAACAGAGGTCTCCGATTGTTAAG GGCATGATGGTTGAATTTGCTAGGAACTTGGCAAATTTTGCTGCTGCAAATGGGAAGAAACATGTTGTTGTGCTCTCTAGCTTGGAGTTTGGGCGTTGGCAGAGCATTGATATGTCAAG ATTCTGTCCCAGTGGATCGCAGATTCATTACCTTTCTAGTTCCAAGTCGGATGGAACAGACGATCACTGTGAAAAACAGGGCTGGAAGAGATTACCTGAGTATAATCCTACACAGAGAATGTGGAAGCATTTAGATGATTTAGCCAAAAATGCTGCCTCGGAGGTTGAGGAATTGCCTTTTGAAGAGCTGGGAGATGAGGATTACTATGCCAGTTTGCCTTATGCTGCATTGTTCTCTTGTTTTAAG GCCAAAGGTCTGAAGGTTACTTGTCTACTGTGTTATTGCTCGGAGGGAGACAACATTCCCGATGCCTTCCATTTGGCTGATGCAGTATCAAAAACTCTGGGGCTCAGACCTAACAGTTCTCAAG GTAATGAAGGTGGAAGCTGGACTGTGCCGTTGTCGTGGAAGAGTGTGTATGGTCCTCCACCAGATATGTCTCTTTTCTAG